From Vibrio artabrorum, a single genomic window includes:
- a CDS encoding YfbU family protein has translation MEMTNAQRLILSNQYYLMSQMDPENATKYQRLQTIVERGYELQMRELNKEFGCLTEVECREIIDIMEMYHAMQESNKMLAEQEQAEVDQRRLQFLGFDIASEAQIVHYVRFLVDSEGLYPQFDKADHHFNSQMPMLEKYRRMLTTWRNCPRQYHLCATELSQIFNA, from the coding sequence ATGGAAATGACCAATGCTCAGCGTCTGATTCTATCAAATCAATACTACCTTATGTCTCAAATGGATCCTGAGAATGCAACAAAATATCAACGTCTACAAACGATTGTAGAACGTGGTTATGAACTCCAAATGCGCGAACTTAATAAAGAATTTGGTTGTTTGACTGAAGTAGAATGTCGCGAAATTATCGACATCATGGAGATGTACCATGCCATGCAAGAGTCGAACAAAATGCTCGCAGAGCAAGAACAAGCGGAAGTAGATCAACGCCGCCTGCAGTTCTTAGGTTTTGATATCGCTTCTGAAGCTCAAATCGTACATTACGTGCGCTTCCTTGTTGATTCTGAAGGTCTGTACCCTCAATTCGATAAAGCGGATCACCACTTCAATAGCCAAATGCCAATGCTAGAAAAGTACCGTCGCATGCTCACAACATGGCGCAACTGCCCTCGTCAGTATCACCTATGTGCGACCGAGCTATCTCAAATCTTTAATGCTTAA
- a CDS encoding PrkA family serine protein kinase, with product MSIFDHYQSRYEAAKEEELTLQEFLGLCKDDKSAYANAAERLLLAIGEPEVIDTAQDPQLSRIFSNRVISRYSEFKDFYGMEDAIEQIVSYLKHAAQGLEERKQILYLLGPVGGGKSSLAEKLKALMQKLPIYVLSADGERSPVNDHPFCLFDVNEDGDLLKNEYGIEKRYLRSIMSPWAAKRLHDFGGDISKFKVIKLRPSILDQVAIAKTEPGDENNQDISSLVGKVDIRKLEHFSQDDPDAYSYSGALCKANQGVMEFVEMFKAPIKVLHPLLTATQEGNFNGTEGLSALPFDGMILAHSNESEWQTFRNNKNNEAFLDRVYIVKVPYCLRVSEEVKIYKKLLEHSELSKAPCSPSTLDLLSQFSILSRLKEPENSSLFSKMRVYDGETLKDTDPKAKSYQEYRDYAGVDEGMSGLSTRFAFKILSRVFNFDQAEVAANPVHLFYVIEQQIEREQFPQETAEKYLEFLKGYLVPRYVEFIGKEIQTAYLESYSEYGQNIFDRYVTYADFWIQDQEYRDPETGQLFDRASLNGELEKIEKTAGISNPKDFRNEIVNFVLRAKANNNGQNPVWTSYEKLRTVIEKKMFSNTEELLPVISFNAKTSTDDQKKHDDFVARMMEKGYTEKQVRLLSEWYLRVRKSS from the coding sequence ATGAGTATTTTTGACCACTATCAATCACGTTATGAAGCAGCCAAGGAAGAAGAGCTAACATTGCAAGAGTTCTTAGGGCTGTGTAAAGACGATAAAAGTGCTTACGCGAATGCTGCCGAGCGCTTATTACTTGCCATTGGCGAACCGGAGGTCATTGACACCGCTCAAGACCCTCAACTGAGTCGTATTTTCTCGAACCGTGTCATCTCACGCTATAGCGAATTTAAAGATTTCTACGGCATGGAAGATGCGATTGAACAGATTGTTTCTTACTTAAAACATGCTGCGCAAGGTTTAGAAGAACGTAAACAAATCCTTTACCTACTTGGCCCTGTGGGCGGTGGTAAATCTTCTCTCGCTGAAAAGCTCAAAGCCCTGATGCAGAAACTACCCATCTATGTATTGTCTGCTGACGGTGAACGAAGCCCAGTAAACGATCACCCATTCTGTCTATTCGATGTTAACGAAGACGGCGACTTATTGAAGAACGAATATGGCATTGAAAAACGCTATCTTCGCTCAATTATGTCTCCGTGGGCCGCGAAACGTCTGCACGATTTTGGCGGTGATATTTCCAAATTTAAAGTCATCAAACTGCGCCCTTCTATTCTCGATCAAGTTGCGATCGCGAAAACAGAGCCCGGTGATGAAAACAACCAAGATATCTCGTCTCTGGTTGGTAAAGTTGATATTCGTAAACTTGAACACTTCTCTCAAGATGATCCTGATGCCTACAGCTACTCTGGTGCGCTATGTAAAGCCAACCAAGGTGTGATGGAATTCGTGGAGATGTTCAAGGCTCCAATCAAAGTATTACACCCTCTACTAACGGCAACGCAAGAAGGTAACTTCAACGGTACCGAAGGACTTTCAGCACTGCCATTTGACGGTATGATTCTCGCTCACTCGAACGAATCCGAGTGGCAGACCTTCCGTAACAACAAAAACAACGAAGCCTTCCTCGACCGTGTGTACATTGTAAAAGTCCCTTACTGTCTGCGCGTCTCTGAAGAAGTTAAGATCTACAAGAAACTGCTTGAACACAGTGAGCTGTCCAAAGCCCCTTGTTCACCAAGCACACTCGATCTGCTATCGCAATTCAGCATCCTATCGAGACTGAAAGAGCCTGAAAACTCTTCTCTGTTCTCAAAAATGCGCGTTTACGATGGTGAGACACTAAAAGACACCGATCCAAAAGCGAAGAGCTACCAAGAGTACCGAGATTATGCTGGCGTTGACGAAGGCATGTCTGGGCTATCAACGCGTTTCGCCTTTAAGATCCTATCTCGTGTGTTTAACTTCGACCAAGCCGAAGTGGCCGCGAACCCAGTACACCTGTTCTACGTGATTGAACAACAAATCGAACGTGAGCAGTTCCCTCAAGAGACCGCCGAAAAGTATCTAGAGTTCTTGAAAGGATACCTAGTGCCACGTTACGTCGAGTTCATCGGTAAAGAGATTCAAACCGCTTACCTAGAGTCTTACTCTGAGTACGGTCAGAATATCTTCGACCGCTATGTCACCTATGCCGATTTCTGGATTCAAGACCAAGAGTACCGCGATCCAGAAACAGGCCAGCTATTTGACCGTGCTTCTCTGAACGGTGAACTAGAGAAAATCGAGAAAACGGCCGGGATCAGTAACCCTAAAGACTTCCGAAATGAGATTGTGAACTTTGTGCTTCGTGCCAAAGCCAACAATAACGGTCAAAATCCAGTTTGGACGAGCTACGAGAAACTGCGCACTGTGATTGAGAAGAAAATGTTCTCTAACACAGAAGAGCTACTTCCTGTTATTTCGTTCAATGCTAAGACCTCAACGGATGATCAGAAAAAACATGACGACTTCGTTGCTCGTATGATGGAAAAAGGCTACACCGAGAAACAAGTGAGACTTCTATCCGAGTGGTACCTAAGAGTTCGTAAATCTTCATAA
- a CDS encoding YeaH/YhbH family protein gives MAQFIDRRLNGKNKSAVNRQRFLRRHKEQIKESVADAVNRRSITNTETGEDVTIPHKDIKEPSFHQGQGGVRERVHPGNDQFITGDKIERPKGGGQGGGAGQGDASPDGEGQDEFTFQISKDEYLDILFEDLALPNLEKNQVNKITEWKTHRSGYQSAGIPSNIAIVRSLQQSLARRTAMTAGKKRELNRLMEQLDQVKMTEPAQPFEEGRLKEEIAELRKKIESVPFIDTFDLRFKNYEKRPIPSSQAVMFCLMDVSGSMDQATKDIAKRFYVLLYLFLNRTYENVDVVFIRHHTQAKEVDEHEFFYSQETGGTIVSSALKLMKEIVADRYPANEWNIYAAQASDGDNWADDSPRCKELLVNTLLPTCQYYSYIEITRRSHQTLWHEYEKLEASFDNFAMKNIKTVDDIFPVFRELFQKETA, from the coding sequence ATGGCACAATTTATCGATCGGAGGCTCAATGGCAAAAATAAGAGTGCTGTGAATAGACAGCGTTTCTTACGACGCCATAAAGAGCAAATCAAAGAATCTGTGGCCGATGCAGTTAACCGACGCTCAATCACCAATACTGAAACGGGTGAAGACGTTACGATTCCCCATAAAGACATCAAAGAGCCAAGCTTTCACCAAGGTCAAGGCGGCGTAAGAGAACGCGTTCACCCAGGTAATGACCAGTTCATCACGGGCGATAAAATTGAACGCCCTAAAGGTGGCGGTCAAGGTGGTGGAGCAGGCCAAGGCGACGCAAGTCCTGATGGCGAAGGCCAAGACGAGTTTACCTTCCAAATTTCAAAAGATGAGTATCTTGATATTCTCTTTGAAGATTTAGCGCTACCGAATCTGGAGAAAAATCAGGTCAACAAGATCACCGAATGGAAAACACACCGCTCTGGTTACCAAAGTGCAGGGATTCCATCCAACATTGCGATTGTTCGTTCACTCCAGCAATCTTTGGCTCGTAGAACGGCAATGACAGCAGGTAAAAAGCGCGAACTTAACCGACTGATGGAGCAGCTTGACCAAGTTAAAATGACGGAGCCGGCACAACCCTTTGAAGAAGGTCGCCTCAAAGAAGAGATTGCCGAGTTACGTAAAAAGATTGAAAGCGTGCCGTTTATTGACACCTTCGACTTACGTTTTAAAAACTACGAAAAGCGCCCTATTCCATCTAGCCAAGCCGTGATGTTCTGTTTAATGGATGTGTCGGGCTCAATGGATCAGGCCACAAAAGATATTGCGAAGCGCTTTTATGTCCTTCTATATCTGTTCTTAAACCGCACCTACGAAAACGTCGATGTGGTGTTTATTCGTCACCATACTCAGGCTAAAGAAGTCGATGAACATGAGTTTTTCTACTCACAAGAAACGGGTGGCACCATTGTTTCGAGTGCACTGAAACTGATGAAAGAAATTGTCGCAGACCGCTATCCTGCTAATGAGTGGAACATCTACGCAGCTCAAGCCTCTGATGGTGATAATTGGGCTGATGACTCTCCTCGTTGTAAAGAGCTACTGGTGAATACGCTTCTGCCGACTTGCCAATACTACTCTTACATCGAGATCACGCGCCGTTCACACCAAACACTTTGGCATGAATACGAGAAGTTAGAAGCGAGCTTCGACAACTTCGCTATGAAGAACATTAAAACCGTGGATGATATTTTTCCTGTGTTTAGAGAACTGTTCCAGAAAGAGACAGCGTAA
- a CDS encoding SpoVR family protein → MTTKSNVAKKNKAALKKNDKMLPDGPDWTFNLLERYHVEIKRVAQHYRLDTYPNQIEVITSEQMMDAYSSIGMPINYNHWSFGKKFIQTEQNYKHGQMGLAYEIVINSNPCIAYLMEENTVTMQALVMAHACYGHNSFFKGNYLFQTWTDASSIIDYLLFAKKYISGCEEKYGVAEVEQLLDSCHALMNYGVDRYKRPEKISIAEETARQEEREAYLQSQVNELWRTVPQNKSKEEATKVRFPSEPQENILYFIEKNAPLLEPWQRECVRIVRKVSQYFYPQKQTQVMNEGWATFWHYTILNHLYDEGLVSDKFILEFLHSHTSVVAQPAYNSPYFSGINPYALGFAMFKDIRRICEEPTDEDREWFPDLAGSDWLEAVHFAMHNFKDESFISQYLSPKIIRDFKLFAVLDDDRKNTIEVSAIHDDPGYRLIREKLAAQYNLSNLEPNIQVLNVDIRGDRSMTLQFVPHDRIPLDKGYDEVMKHLYRLWGFDVILEELKDTGHREILTTCPKRNDYGSQI, encoded by the coding sequence ATGACAACAAAATCGAACGTTGCAAAGAAAAACAAAGCAGCACTGAAGAAAAACGACAAGATGCTGCCTGATGGTCCAGATTGGACATTCAATCTCTTAGAGCGATATCACGTAGAAATTAAACGTGTGGCGCAACATTATCGTTTAGATACGTACCCGAACCAGATTGAAGTGATTACCTCCGAGCAAATGATGGATGCTTACTCAAGTATTGGTATGCCGATCAATTACAACCACTGGTCTTTCGGTAAAAAATTCATCCAGACAGAGCAAAACTACAAACATGGTCAAATGGGCTTGGCGTACGAAATCGTGATCAATTCCAATCCTTGTATCGCTTACTTAATGGAAGAAAATACGGTCACCATGCAGGCGCTGGTCATGGCTCACGCTTGTTACGGCCATAACTCTTTCTTTAAAGGCAATTACCTGTTCCAAACTTGGACTGACGCCAGTTCCATCATCGATTACCTGTTGTTCGCGAAAAAGTATATCAGTGGTTGTGAAGAGAAATATGGCGTCGCTGAGGTCGAGCAACTGCTTGATTCTTGCCATGCATTAATGAATTACGGCGTAGACCGATACAAACGCCCAGAAAAGATTTCCATTGCAGAAGAAACAGCAAGACAAGAAGAACGTGAAGCTTATCTGCAATCGCAAGTGAATGAGCTTTGGCGAACCGTTCCTCAAAACAAAAGTAAGGAAGAAGCAACGAAAGTTCGTTTTCCAAGCGAACCTCAAGAGAACATTCTCTATTTTATCGAGAAGAACGCGCCACTGCTTGAACCTTGGCAACGTGAGTGTGTTCGCATTGTTCGCAAGGTAAGCCAATACTTCTACCCTCAGAAACAAACTCAAGTCATGAACGAAGGCTGGGCAACCTTCTGGCATTACACTATTCTGAACCACCTTTACGACGAAGGCTTAGTGAGTGATAAGTTCATCTTAGAATTCCTACACAGCCATACTAGCGTCGTCGCACAACCCGCCTACAACAGCCCTTATTTCAGTGGCATAAACCCTTATGCGCTTGGCTTTGCGATGTTTAAGGACATTCGACGTATCTGTGAAGAACCCACCGATGAAGACCGTGAGTGGTTCCCAGATCTGGCGGGAAGTGATTGGTTAGAAGCGGTGCACTTTGCGATGCACAACTTCAAAGATGAAAGCTTTATCAGCCAATACCTTTCTCCAAAGATCATTCGAGATTTTAAACTGTTCGCTGTGCTCGACGACGATCGCAAAAACACCATAGAGGTAAGTGCTATTCATGATGACCCGGGCTATCGCCTGATTCGTGAGAAGCTTGCCGCACAATACAATCTCAGTAATCTGGAACCGAATATTCAGGTGCTGAATGTCGATATTCGTGGTGATCGTTCAATGACGCTGCAATTTGTGCCTCATGACCGTATCCCGCTAGATAAAGGCTACGATGAAGTAATGAAACATCTCTATCGCTTATGGGGCTTTGATGTCATTTTAGAAGAGCTCAAAGATACGGGACATCGAGAAATTCTAACCACTTGCCCAAAACGTAATGACTATGGCTCTCAAATTTAA
- the sohB gene encoding protease SohB produces MTLEFLLDYGLFLAKIATVVIAIIAILVIAKSVGGKSSAIKGELEITNLSEHHKQTIEQLEHHLHDDAFIKARDKAEKKAEKEKVKSRGKAVKKAVKEGELDSKREPHLFVLDFNGSIDAKEVASLREEVTAVLAVAREGDEVLLKLESGGGMVHGYGLASSQLDRIKAAGLPLTISVDKVAASGGYMMACIADKIVSAPFAIVGSIGVIAQLPNFNKLLKKHDIEFEQLTAGEYKRTLTMFGENSDKAREKFKEELEETHGLFKDFIRDHRPALDLEKVATGEHWFGTQALELGLVDEISTSDDLVVAACQDKTVLAIHYVQKKKLSDKLAGVAGKSADSVLMKLIERGQKPIV; encoded by the coding sequence ATGACATTGGAATTTTTGTTGGACTACGGCTTGTTTTTAGCCAAGATTGCGACCGTTGTAATCGCCATCATCGCAATTTTAGTGATTGCTAAATCTGTGGGTGGGAAATCAAGCGCGATTAAAGGTGAGCTAGAAATCACGAACCTATCTGAACATCATAAACAGACGATTGAACAACTAGAGCACCATCTACATGATGATGCTTTCATCAAAGCCCGTGATAAAGCAGAAAAGAAAGCGGAAAAAGAGAAAGTAAAATCACGCGGTAAAGCAGTGAAGAAAGCCGTGAAAGAGGGGGAACTTGATAGCAAGCGTGAACCACACTTATTCGTTCTCGACTTTAATGGCAGTATTGATGCGAAAGAAGTGGCCTCTCTACGTGAAGAGGTAACGGCGGTTCTGGCTGTGGCTCGTGAAGGCGATGAAGTCTTGCTTAAGCTGGAGTCTGGCGGTGGCATGGTTCACGGCTATGGTTTAGCGTCTTCTCAACTTGATCGCATCAAAGCGGCAGGTTTGCCTCTGACTATCTCGGTAGACAAAGTAGCCGCGAGTGGTGGTTACATGATGGCATGTATCGCAGACAAAATTGTCTCTGCCCCTTTTGCTATTGTTGGCTCTATTGGTGTTATCGCTCAACTGCCAAACTTCAATAAATTGCTTAAAAAGCATGATATTGAGTTCGAACAGTTAACGGCGGGTGAGTATAAGCGCACACTGACTATGTTTGGTGAGAACAGCGATAAAGCACGTGAGAAGTTTAAAGAAGAGCTAGAAGAGACGCATGGTCTATTCAAAGATTTTATTCGTGACCATCGTCCAGCACTCGATCTTGAAAAAGTAGCAACGGGTGAGCATTGGTTTGGTACGCAAGCACTGGAACTTGGGCTGGTGGATGAGATCAGCACTTCGGATGATTTAGTCGTAGCGGCATGTCAGGACAAAACGGTTCTTGCGATTCACTATGTACAGAAGAAAAAATTGTCAGACAAACTCGCGGGCGTGGCAGGTAAATCGGCAGACAGCGTACTGATGAAGCTGATTGAACGTGGCCAAAAGCCGATTGTTTAA
- a CDS encoding YciK family oxidoreductase, protein MDYPISTDALKDKVILVTGAGAGIGRQAALSFAQHGATVILLGRNVKNLEFIYDEIESAGYPQPAIIPLDLKGATKQNYVDMAETIESQFGRLDGLLHNAGVLGTLSPFEQIDEETFDDVMQINVKSEFLMTQALLPALKKAEAGRIVFTSSTVGHSGRAFWGTYAISKFATEGMMQILADELEDTNIRVNAINPGGTQTRMRAKAYPGEDANKLKTPLDIIPLYLHLMNPSVTDIHGQCIDAQPK, encoded by the coding sequence GTGGATTACCCAATCTCTACAGATGCCCTCAAAGATAAAGTAATTTTGGTTACAGGTGCCGGTGCTGGCATTGGTCGCCAAGCAGCACTCAGCTTCGCTCAACATGGTGCAACTGTCATTCTGTTAGGCCGCAATGTTAAAAACCTTGAATTCATTTACGATGAAATCGAAAGCGCGGGTTACCCACAACCTGCGATTATCCCATTGGATTTAAAAGGTGCGACAAAGCAGAACTACGTTGATATGGCAGAAACCATTGAATCACAGTTCGGCCGTTTAGACGGTCTACTGCATAACGCCGGCGTTCTCGGTACTCTGAGTCCGTTTGAGCAGATCGATGAAGAAACCTTTGATGATGTTATGCAGATCAATGTGAAGTCTGAGTTCTTGATGACTCAAGCTCTGCTACCTGCACTTAAGAAAGCAGAAGCAGGTCGCATCGTATTTACCTCTTCAACGGTTGGTCACTCTGGCCGTGCATTCTGGGGCACTTACGCAATTTCTAAGTTTGCTACCGAAGGTATGATGCAAATCCTAGCGGACGAGCTTGAAGACACCAACATCCGTGTTAACGCAATCAATCCGGGCGGCACTCAAACACGCATGCGTGCAAAAGCGTACCCAGGGGAAGATGCGAATAAGCTAAAAACGCCACTCGACATCATCCCGCTGTACCTACACTTAATGAACCCAAGTGTGACTGACATTCATGGCCAATGTATCGATGCTCAACCTAAGTAA
- the imuA gene encoding translesion DNA synthesis-associated protein ImuA: MHELIKNLQDRQLIWKGLQSTTQGNTTPTGYPQLDKQLDGGFPTHGVIEVESQQGIGELRLLTPYLAQQNPQKLAIFINPPGKICAEFFSSQGVKLENILVIHPQRDLDALWAAEQCLKSGACHSVLLWGADLEIHQTKRLQAASDTGKCLQFHFKATSHNQLSLPVSLSMKLSSHAQGLKVEITKRKGSWSYGSFILDMTHNWPLLTEKVVYEDNSNRTLPGNTVLAFPIAKQG; this comes from the coding sequence ATGCATGAACTCATAAAAAACTTACAAGACCGCCAGCTAATCTGGAAAGGGTTACAATCGACAACTCAAGGAAATACCACTCCGACAGGCTATCCGCAACTGGATAAACAGCTTGATGGTGGCTTCCCGACGCACGGCGTTATTGAGGTTGAATCACAACAAGGGATCGGTGAACTTCGCCTACTTACGCCCTATTTAGCGCAACAAAACCCACAAAAATTGGCCATATTCATTAACCCACCAGGGAAAATCTGTGCCGAGTTTTTTAGCAGCCAGGGGGTTAAGTTAGAAAACATCCTCGTTATCCATCCTCAACGCGATCTCGATGCGTTGTGGGCAGCAGAGCAATGCCTTAAAAGCGGCGCTTGCCACTCTGTATTGCTATGGGGAGCCGATCTAGAAATACACCAAACCAAGCGCCTACAAGCAGCAAGTGACACTGGTAAATGCCTGCAGTTTCACTTTAAAGCCACCAGCCATAATCAGTTATCCCTACCCGTATCTTTAAGCATGAAACTGTCTTCTCACGCCCAAGGATTGAAGGTAGAGATAACAAAAAGAAAAGGCAGTTGGTCATATGGCAGTTTTATTCTAGACATGACACACAACTGGCCGTTACTCACAGAGAAAGTCGTTTATGAAGACAATTCAAACCGCACTTTGCCTGGTAACACTGTGCTGGCTTTTCCTATTGCGAAGCAAGGCTAG
- a CDS encoding Y-family DNA polymerase, producing the protein MLWLYLHFPSLQLDTLFNSNELGSNEDSREQSIIIVDEKDHRVLQANPAALQSGISLGMGLGSAAALCHNLHVHPYSIKLEKSKLKEIAQWVYLVTSDMALVPPNGLLIKASNMLSLYDGLDNYWHALKSHLETLNIQFSFATGYSPLAAILLGRQAINQVTNNVEQMKAWVNQQALSSSELPSKQVERLNRVGINTVEDLLKLPLQEVARRFDIDLVNYVGRLNGQFKHPIDFYHPPENFQQYLELLFDIENILFIEKPLLKLLNQLECFLKLRDRVAFELTLTLHLRDKDDHPISFYSAQGDYLAGKWANLTHLTLESLKLTAPVQGLTLSLIRHGEPQMAYHDLFDGHTGTLAALDLLSLLQAKLGQACIQTPKIQHDPRPEKANQYSLPTLSKSVAKKQAPQQTIALSVHQQRLRPSILLPEPEALAENVTLSQGPERIVSGWWDGEKIIRDYFIAHSENGRWLWIFRTPDKQWFLHGLFS; encoded by the coding sequence ATGTTATGGCTTTATCTGCACTTTCCATCTTTGCAGTTGGATACCTTGTTTAACTCTAATGAGTTGGGTTCGAACGAAGACTCACGCGAGCAATCTATTATCATCGTGGATGAAAAAGATCATCGTGTACTGCAAGCTAACCCAGCCGCGCTGCAATCGGGGATTTCGCTTGGTATGGGCTTAGGGTCTGCAGCGGCGCTGTGCCACAACTTACACGTTCACCCTTACAGTATTAAGCTGGAGAAAAGTAAGCTCAAAGAGATCGCTCAATGGGTGTATCTCGTCACTTCTGATATGGCGTTAGTGCCACCGAATGGTTTGTTGATTAAAGCCTCTAACATGCTGTCACTTTACGATGGGCTAGATAACTACTGGCATGCACTCAAAAGTCACTTAGAAACGCTCAATATCCAGTTCAGCTTCGCTACGGGTTATTCGCCGCTTGCTGCGATCTTGTTAGGTAGGCAAGCGATCAATCAAGTCACAAACAATGTTGAGCAGATGAAAGCTTGGGTCAATCAGCAAGCATTGAGCTCCAGTGAGCTACCGAGCAAACAAGTTGAACGCCTGAATCGTGTCGGTATCAATACCGTCGAAGACTTATTGAAACTGCCTTTGCAAGAGGTCGCACGCCGCTTTGATATCGACTTGGTGAATTATGTCGGTCGCCTTAACGGTCAGTTTAAGCACCCGATTGATTTCTATCACCCACCAGAGAATTTCCAGCAATATTTGGAGCTGTTGTTTGATATTGAAAACATCCTGTTCATCGAAAAGCCGTTACTGAAATTACTGAATCAACTCGAGTGTTTTTTGAAGCTACGCGACCGAGTGGCTTTCGAGTTAACGTTGACTTTACACCTAAGAGATAAAGACGATCACCCTATCTCTTTTTATTCGGCACAAGGGGATTACCTTGCTGGAAAATGGGCGAACCTGACCCATCTCACCTTAGAGTCACTCAAGCTCACAGCACCGGTTCAGGGCCTAACCCTCAGCTTGATTCGTCATGGAGAACCACAAATGGCCTACCATGATCTTTTTGATGGTCATACCGGAACACTTGCCGCATTAGATTTGCTTTCACTGTTGCAAGCAAAGCTTGGCCAAGCCTGTATTCAAACACCGAAAATACAGCACGACCCAAGGCCAGAAAAGGCCAATCAGTACTCGCTCCCAACACTGAGTAAATCTGTGGCAAAAAAGCAAGCGCCCCAACAAACCATAGCTCTCAGCGTCCATCAACAACGACTCAGGCCCAGTATTTTACTGCCAGAGCCCGAAGCCTTAGCCGAAAACGTCACTTTATCTCAAGGCCCTGAGCGCATTGTGTCTGGCTGGTGGGATGGAGAGAAGATCATTCGTGACTACTTTATTGCTCACAGTGAAAATGGTCGCTGGCTATGGATCTTTAGAACGCCAGATAAGCAGTGGTTTTTACACGGTTTATTTAGCTAA